Proteins encoded together in one Lathyrus oleraceus cultivar Zhongwan6 chromosome 5, CAAS_Psat_ZW6_1.0, whole genome shotgun sequence window:
- the LOC127086739 gene encoding uncharacterized protein LOC127086739, which translates to MKQRTRPTLPNHFHKFLKPGALARIRDSKITARSHRLNSLSQISIYRPPSSPPPPISTDQPQANASDGFPFFSSGIYGPRCPQRKKLFAAKSVFFVPGSPAADSVDLVADSFGGGDIIAAN; encoded by the coding sequence ATGAAGCAACGAACCAGACCTACCTTACCTAACCACTTCCACAAATTCCTCAAACCAGGAGCACTCGCTCGAATCCGTGACTCCAAAATCACTGCCAGATCTCACCGTCTCAACTCCCTCTCTCAGATCTCAATCTACCGTCCACCTTCCTCACCGCCGCCGCCGATTTCCACCGATCAGCCTCAAGCTAATGCTTCCGATGGCTTTCCTTTCTTCTCTTCCGGGATCTACGGTCCTCGTTGTCCGCAGAGGAAGAAACTATTCGCTGCTAAGTCAGTTTTCTTTGTTCCTGGTAGTCCTGCCGCTGACTCGGTGGATCTTGTCGCTGACTCTTTTGGTGGCGGCGATATCATCGCTGCTAATTAA